The Caloenas nicobarica isolate bCalNic1 chromosome 8, bCalNic1.hap1, whole genome shotgun sequence genome contains the following window.
ttgccaacctcatagtaaaaaatgttcttttatcgaGAACATTGGTATTCTCTGGTGAGACAGGACTCTCATGGTACAGGACCAGGATGTCACCAGTGGGTGATTGAGATGGCTTAGAGAACCCCTGTCAAGGATATtagcaaaagtgcttttaatatGATGTTGTAAAAGTGCGACTTAACCAAGTTTGATGGCAAGTTCACTCTATCAGTGTACggcacaatcatttgaacagtgattgaaAACTCCTAAAGCACAGGTCAAAGTAGCAAGacactcttctgctctttcctcaggctttATCAGCATCTCGCAGCATGGACAGAGCCCGggtggggacttggagacctcatggcccatggggccccatcatggcccagttcaccagccctggacccaaatactcagtccgaggaacaacaggtaaaacaaggatcAGAGTGGTGCGTTGAGCTCACCcgtggtaaaatcagctacaaacctgtttccctttttcccccttctcagaGAAGCCCCCTGCTCCTAAAACCTTCCCATGCAAACCCAGTAgatgtgaggtttgtttgtttgtttgttaatttttatttctctatgattatcactggagccagactgtcaggaggtccagtttctttttaagatttagcaatgcagttgcagaagcttttgtgcttagagatttactgtttgttactgcaaggcacagtacagctcacctttattactcttggaggaaaaaggatgggaatttGGTGAGCTCAgcagctcagtctcctgcagcttcaaaggAGCTTTGAAATGCAGTTGCCTGCATGTGGCCTTTCACGTGCTGTTCTTCATAGGTTACCTGAACCacaaccccccaaagcccccacTTACCCCTGTCAAGGGGCAGAacctcctgcagaaggcagctgctcgCCAGGTCCTCGATATTGCGTGGAGCCTCCATGGCCAAAAATGGGGAGTACGTGGCTCCAGCCTTTCCCATGGGTAGACTTCCCGAGATAAACTTTGAGATCATGCCTGCACCAAGTGAGTAacatttctccagctgtttgttCAGACAAGACTAGgatgttttcacatttccctgcaGCAGTGGCACAAAAGTTAGATGGGTGCAAAAGAGAGATGGGtacaaaaggctcagctcaccccttcaatgagctgtagatgttttccagcagctggcacttctgcagtggttaaggagagcagctcttgttgaaattgcctccttggcttgagaaaaaaggccacatcttcactgcttttgtgctgttgtcCTCTGCCCTAGGTGATTACTGCCCTGAGAAGTCCAACAGACACGTCCTTAAGTGCCCTCCTGGGCAGTCCACGTCCTTCCGGCATAGAGGCATCAAAACCGACCTCCCTCCAGGTAAGTGACTGCGGGGAGACGCCTACCCTTGCGTAGCATATGAGGCACGGTCTCTCGATAAGGTACAgggagagacatttattacaaattcagacTTGTATTTATACTTGACAGGattgctgatttgctaagttAGGCATTACATAAGTGATACATTTTGTGTTCCTACCAAGGTTGCTACCAGAAAAGCGTTTTTTGATGTCACAAGTTACGctctgtccttgatgtatcagTCCTATATCAATCCCTCTGACCTTAATGTATCAATCAGTacagtccttgcttcttgtttttccaccaaCGCTTGTTCCCCTGCTGTTGACTCTTGTAGTTTCTCACAGGCTCGATGTCAGAATACCACCACACCCTTGCAGCTCAAGCATCCTCTActgacaatctgctgctcagcttgttAACCAGGGCCAGTTCAAAGcctccactgcaggacacagctgtttcctgacaaGCTTCCTTCATGTGCAGTAGAAGCCAGTGGGGAGTGCTCCTGGTTGGCTGCAGATGCCTTGGTAGGTGCTTGTGCTCATCTCTCAGCCCCAAGGTCTGATCTGTGCCTTTCCTCCcacccaagctgtgctgctggctctgaggaAATAGGGGTACAGCGGGCGGATGGTTTTACCAGAGCTGTGAAGTTCCAGTGAACCCCTTggggattttttcttcctggttcttgcagttccagcacaaactcatctcatcccacagaaGCAGTGACAGCTCAGTTTCGGAGCTGCCAACAGTGCCCCAGCGtggcagaaggtggaaggattgggaaagggggcagacatccttcctgctcctctgagcaagtgtcacagaggcacctcaaagtcagttttaggtgaaCAACAAGTtcaaaccagactttattctggccggaaaagtgtagcaaatacaccgactagaaacagggtttatacaattagttagcactgcaacaacataaaatacaggttcagatatcagttgagggaattattggggtacaacaacataagaatcATGAGGATGCACAACATGCATGCATTCagtcacaagaaacaaaaccagaggcctctgagTCCAGAgaacccacaagaaataatcactcgcctgggttaGGCGAGGGCTCATTCAGGGatctatccagtaaataaccactcaccaaacGAGGAGCTGAGGTGCTCTCAATCCCGCAAAGTCTCCTTAGACGGCGTCCCACTCTAAGGAAAGGGCTCCAGTTGAGAGACCcgcagctctgagaagaccactcaaaggggtcTTCTGTGGGAACTCcgttttatagtctggtcagatgtggctgtgggcattacaacatggtccagaagatttgcagcttctctgggcacctcctctgctaatgaccctgTCAACCGACTCAGGGTCCCGTTAAGGACCCGGTCAATTGACCAAGGGTCCCACCCTTCCTGCCCCcgcagctggtggaggtgaagtcaccctgccggggcaggggaggatgtgactgacagcaccttggtaccactcTGGTgcgtacgtggggacaggcacagtggggcacaaaaggtgctaaagagccatcaactgccccagtGAAGGCTCTAGATCTCAGGAGGacgtgcagctgccacagcagcctttgcagggtgcctgtctctgccccagaggtttcttctcttcccattcctcttgCAGGTCCAGGCACCTACATgttgcccagggtgctgggccccagcacggtgcacacagctgccagcccaTGCGATTCCATGAGGTGGAAGAGTCAGCAGAATCACTATGGTGCCAATCTCCCATggtgagctctgcttctctgcctttttgtaacagcagctgaagctgctctgctctcctcatggcagaagagctgcaaagcctgcaggatCCTTTTTTAGCACATCCTTGGCTGCAATAGGAGCAGAACCCAAGAGTGCACGTGCCCGCTGGCAGGGCCACAGGATTCTCCTGccattccagcaggacaggggaggctctgcctccaccgctgtcccttgttttctaacagttacagttttgctgatgtAGCACTCATCAGCTCTCATGGGAatgtccctcctgctctgagataagcctcatctctgctcctagtCCTTGCGGGTTGAATTCGCTTTGCTTGATTGTCactgtggagagctggcagtggagatgaaggtggaggagaaaaatcctcagagcaattcctgaaacatatttctggcagaaaaacaaaccccttcTTTCAGGCATCTGCTCTGAGCTACTTAGGATCAGGATTTCACATCCAGTggccacaaaaacacacaaagagaaaaatggctgCCCACACCTCCACCAACTTGCAATACAAGGGTTGTGGTGTTTCCAAATCCTTTACattcctgcagaatttaaaaacccTTGGGGAATACCCAGTGATGATCACAAACCCCCGGTGCTCTGCTGCCGTACACATGAACTCCCATCGCGCTCAAGATTGGCCCCTTGGCAACCCGGCAGTGTGAAGAGCTGGCGAGAACTGATGGGAATGGCTCCAGGGGATCTCCTCCtggaggtcacagctgctgcaaggctgggctgttgcaatgaaaagttgaaatctgccatcacagattcatagaatcattttggttggaagagaccctcaagatcatcagttccaaccataacctaactctggcactaacccatatccctaagagcctcatctgtatgtcttttaaacccctccagagatggtgactcccccacttccctgggcagcctcttccaatgcccgacaaccctttctgtgaataaattttttcctaatatccaatctaaacctcccctggtgcaacttgaggccttttcctcttgtcctataaCTTGCTGCcggggagaagagaccaacaccctccatgctccaacctcctttcaggcagttcagagatcagaaggtctcccctcagcctcctgttctccaggctgaacagccccaggtccctcagccgctcccatcacacttgttcTCCAGGGTCTTCATCAGCTTCATTgcctagatgatcttttgaggtcaattccaatccctaacattctgtgattctgtgaaaagaaaacctctcaaaGACTTAAGGGTggcatttctttgaaaacaacaatatcacaagtggaaaaagaaaaaaaaatgtataagagGGAAACAAAGATTGGCCTGTCATGATGTACACTGGAGCCATTGAAGAGGAAGGTGGGCAGTCTATGGCTGAAAACATTCACTCATCAGCTTCCTCAGAGCATcctgagctcctggttcctcatgctgtagatgaggagGTTCAATGTTGGAGGCACCAttgagtacagaacagacaccaccagatccagggatggagaagagatggagggggacTTCAGGTACGCAAAAGAAGAGGTGCTGACAAACAGGTAGACCACGGCCGGGTGaaggaggcatgtggaaaaggctttgtgccgcGCCTGCTCGGAGGGGattctcagcacggccctgaagatctgcacgtaggacagcacgatgaacacaaaatatccccaaaatagaaaagcactaaaagcaataagcccagcttccctgaggtaggcatctaAGCAGGACAatttgaggatctgggggatttcacagaagaactggtccacagcattgcccttgcagagaggcagtgaaaatgtattggccatgtgcagcagagcattgagaaacccactggcccaggcagctgctgccatgtggacacaagctctgctgcccaggagggtcccgtagtgcaggggtttgcagatcgcaatgtagcggtcgtagggcatgatggtgaggagacaattctctgctgaaatgaaaaacagaaagacttgggcagcacatcccatataagaaatggccctggtgtcccagagggaattggccatgagtttggggacaatggtggagatggagcccaggtcgagtAGGGacaggttgagcaggaagaagtacatgggggtgtggagctgctggtcacaggctatggtggtgatgaggcagttgcccaggagggcagccaggtagatgcccaggaagagccagaagtgcaagagctgcagctcctgtgtgtctgaatggcaggaggaggaactgggtgatggagctgctgttggacatctgCAGCCTCTGGGCATGGGcactgtcataggaggaaaagaaagtgagaagATAGGGGAGACTACTCTGgataaaatcaaagccatttcttaTATACACTCActctgctccacacccccttgtccttttccagaccttctttcgggtccgtggctgagccctgggtgaTGCCGGCTGGAGGTGCcatgaggagcagggcctgtgcccgctggctgcccaggagtcagccctgctctgcagcagggggtcatgAGAACGGGGGGCAGGAGCCAGccctggggttcaaagttgtcatctgaaactgctgctggtgaagaagggcctgtcagcatctgcactatcaCCACAGtgaaacaggatggtaaaatgaagtttgaaatgtttggtttttttacagcttcacagaatcacagaatgttagggattggaagggaccttgaaagatcatctagtccaattctgcaactcccctggagagtaTCGTttggtgtcagaaaccctcagcatttctgctgcactcagggagaacagagcaagtcctgcgagaccagaggaggcctgtgggtcagtgcagagtgagggcagctggtctgtccctctgtcttgctccagctgccctgggctggcacctttctcaGATGGAGGCTGATCGCACTCCCacgttaccctgaaaagccaccaggcactgctgagagcagagggatccacctcagaccaagacatgtctcaccctttcccaaggtctcagcaccccacatttagcccaggacacacacagctcatttcacaaacccaacagcattttctcggtcccagcagctctgcgCTTCTCCATGGGGCTCTCAGGTACACAAGggtgctgtaggacaggtttgcacCCTGGAGGGAAGTTCATAACTTGGAAGAAAACCTCAAGGAGGTACAGTTTGCAGAGAGTACAGTTTGCTGCCTTTCGGCTGTTGCCTGATGCCTTCAGTCAGAGGCATCAGGCATCAACTgccatcatagaatcatttcatttggaaaagaccctcaagatcattgagtccaaccagaGAGGCAAGGCCTGTCCCTCCTCTGCTCAATAGCTTCAGGCGTTGCATGCACAAGCAGCACATCAACAGGGATCTTTACTCACTCTCTTGATGATACAATCAACAAAAAGAGCAATAATTTTCACAGTGTGCCTGGATACGTCTTCTCTTCAAGGACAACAACCTCCAGGCCCAGCAACAGTGCATATCAAAACTCAATTGAAAGACAAATGCAACGACAACcaagaggagctgctgctgcatcatGAACagctaaagaggaaaaagagagaagtagGACCACCGATGAATTTAGTAGGAATAGGTGTAGATAGACTGTGAACTCTTTGCCTCAGTTaccaccagcaaggtctcccaggtCTTTGAGCTTTCAGGCAGGACTCCGGAGGACAACAACCAGCAGAAGATGGGGATGAAGCCAGGGGTTATGTGAGCAAATGACACCCTTACCAGTCCATGGGAATGAAGAGTTTGCAATCGAGGGTGCTAAGGGAGTGTTTATCCCCAGAAGATGCTGGTCTGTCATGATCCCAGTAAGGAAGACAGTCAGACTCTGTGAGGTACCTTTTAAATTGTTGTTCATTAGATATGACGCTATAAGGTGAGTATCACCAACGCAATCTTATGTCCTTTTAGTTGGTGGGAACCCCAGGACGTGTCCCATCGAATGGGTCTTTCACTTGAATGCAGTAAACTGTGCACATGCCATCCATAGAAGACAGTCTCCTTTTTTGGTAGTTCTAGCTCCTGTAGGACTTTCTTACAGTACATAGTGGGAAGCTGCCTGCTGGGTATTGTGTGACAACAAGTTGCTGAGGTTGTCCTGTGGCCAGGGGACCCGTGCATTCAGCACAGGTGTGAAGGCCACGCTGTATGTGCAGCCCAGGACTAACTGATGTATGATGTTCTTCTGGTCAGGATCACTGCTCAGGTTTCCTTGTGAGGAGTCTGCGCTCCaccctggtgccacagctgagGTGCTGCAGCCAACATGTGCACTGCCTGGAGGACCCCCCTGTCTTGTCACAGCACTGTGATTTTTTGGATTAAATGACATGTGGTGGGACAGCTTGCTAagctgggatgctgcagtgGAGGGATACAGGCTctgctggagggagtgcagGGAGGATGAGGACGGGGGATGCCCCATGTGTGAAGAGGCAGCTCAGTTATATGGAGTTCCTCAATGACATGGGTAACATGTTAATTTAGCTTGATATGAGTGAGGCAAGGAGAAGAACTCCGCAAGGGTGACACTGTCTCAGCAGTTATAAACTACTTGATCAGCGAGAGCAGGCACAAAAAGTCTTGTGTGGGCAAGCTGAAGAAGTCTCCAGGTTAATGAACAGGGTCCTGTGGGGGACTGTAAGTGGCCTGGGActcactggccaggcaaagcaacAGGATGACAATGGTGTGGAGGATCTTGAGGGGACTCCTTAGCAGAGCTGCCAggtgggccaacaagggtgGTGCTCACCTGGACCTGGCCCTGGCCAACAAGGAAGAGGTGGTCAGAGATGTGATGACCAGTGTCAGCCTTGGTTGTCATGACCAGGACATAGTGGGGTCCCAGGTGCCAAAGGGCAGTGAGTGAGGCCAGCCGCAGGACACAGGTCAGTGGACTCATGGGGAGGAGTCTTTGATGTACTTGGGAGACACACACAAGTGATAAAGGAGATCTATCAGGAGATCTGATAGACCTTATAGGACAGCTTCCTCCAAGGACAAGAATGACCTCTCCAAATACCTTTGAAAAGAAGGAACCATCTcaggaggctgctcgtctgaaCTAACTGAGCTTCGGGGCAAAAAGGCAACATGCAGGAGGTGGAAGTAGTggaagctgcaaaggaggaatttagaaaccttgccCCAGAACATAGGGACGATACCAAAGCTCCTACAGTCTTGATCATTGCATGGGTGGTAGTGGAAGCAAAATGAGCTGAAAGAGGCTTGGAGGGTTGATGCAGAATGAGTCACACCCTGCCTGGAGGCCTGTAAGCAGTGGGCGCTGCAGAGGTTTGCGTCTTGACTGTGTGCCTCAGCCTAAGAGATGGGGAATGCTCCCTGCTGGGGGTGACTGTGCCGGTCCATCCACATGGGTCTAGATGGTGCAGACTCTACTGGAAGACATTCCTGTAACCCAAATAGGTTGGGATTCATGCAGAACTGGCTAGTAAAAATCAAGCATTTTATTCACTTTGCCTCTTTGCTTTGACATCTTCTGACTTCGACTTTTTGTGGTTTAACTCCAACTGGCAACTAagtcccacacagccactcactcacttcCCCAGGTaagatgggggagagaatcggAGGGATGAAAGCGAGAAAATTCATGGGTTatgataaaggcagtttaacagGTATGGCAAAGTATAAGTGTGTGGGAGGTGACTGGGAGTTCACTTCTGTTGCAGGAACAGGGAgatgcccagagaggtgtcATAGCTGGGGGGCTGATTTTGAGGTCACTTCTTTTGCAACCTGACTGAATCACACCAGTCAGGTGCTGTGACATCACCAAGCATGTCACAAACCCCAACATGACACAGATGACAGCTCAGGGAGGGGGGAGCTGGGTAAAACCAACAGTGTGGCTGTTGCTTGGAGGTCACCTCGTGACAGCAATCTGAttggccaggagcaggctggcaTCATGAGGTCATCAAAAACATCAGACATGAAGGCTGCAGGCCCTGGTCAGGCCCCACCCTGGGGTGAAGACACCTGCGTATCACATGGGAACATATGGGACATGGCATGAGAAACTGGGATGTGACAGGGAACCGTGAGAGAAGGGACGAGCAGTACTGGCAGCACTGCATGTCCCCACTGGGTCTCACCAGTGGCTGAAGAGCAGAGACATGAGAAGAGGCCAAAATGCATGCAGAACTggaggggagcactggggagctTCTGGGTCATCAAGTCTTGCaaggcagcagtgccagcagaaTCCCTCAGTGATGCCATTGAAGGCCCAGATGACCTTAGCAATGGCATCCCAACTACCACATGATGGTACAAATGGGACAAACCTGGGACCattgaagaaaaagtaattggTGGCAGTTGTTAATTGGGGAGGTGACTGGGGCACGGAaagggagggacccaggtggaCTGGCAGGAAGAAGCCTGTgaatggggagaggagaggggtgCAAGgggccagctgcagctgggaaggggctgcttGGTGCTGATCTGTCCAAACCCTGGGCCTGATCACCATGGTGTGTCCTGCCCTTTTAGTACACTCTGCTCCTCTATTAGCTGTGTGAGCTcattagtgtgtgtgtgtgactgtATGTCCATGCTTTGCTGTCCAGCTGCAAGGGGGGCTggctggaagaggaggatgcCAGGATGGGGAGAGACCCAAGGCTGAAGGTGCCAAGTGGGGAACAGCTCCAAGAGTGGGTAGGACATCTGGGCAGAGCCAAAACTCAGTCCCACACTGGAGGGACTGTGGGAGTGTGTGCTCATGGGTAAGTGTGGCAGAGGATGAACAGACCATTCATGACCTTCCCACCAGATCAGCCCGAGAAAGGAACCAGATGGGGACAGTATGTGGTCCCTGGGGCTGTCTGTTCTGtgtttggtgtggtggctgCAAAGGTGCTGTTCTCTGTTGGTCTGTGTGTGGTTGGGGATGTCCATctatttttccttgcaaatacTGCTATTTAGCACTTTCCATCTGAGTGATTCCACCTTTGGTGATCTCTCACTTAGTGGGGCTACAGTCACCGCTTGCCCCAGGCACACACTGTCCCCATAGAACCCCCCAAAGCTCACCAGGAAGTTCCAGGTTACATTTCTGGAGAACTTCTACTGCACTGTCATACCTGAGAAAGCCCTCAGGATGTACCTCACTGACCATTCACCATCACCACAGTCACCACACACCAACGGGTGACTCCAAAATCCAACGCCCTTGGTTGCCAAGACATACCAAAGGGACTGCGAGATTTTCTCATTGAATTCCAAGGGGAAATAGGCCCATTTGTGGTGAAATTCCTTGGGTCTGCTGTTGACatcagctttggaagaagagaccaaacGTCAGCCAGTGCACTGGTGGGATCCCACTTTATTTCAGAGATCCTATGAGAGTGTCAGCTCTGTCCCAGGGAAAAGCACACTTTTAGATCAGATCCAGGTTAGACAGAGGAAGTCCATTTCTCAAGAGAAGTAAGAAGGACTCAAATattatgtagaaaaataattaaaactagAATGAATACCAAGAatggctaaaaataaaaagataaaacgGCAAACAAAGGACAAGCCTTCAATAGGGCACCATGGGATTCATGCCTGAGGAGTGATGGGAAACTTACCACTCTTGAGAACCATCTGTGCAGTAACTTTGCTGATGGactccttgagctcctggttcctcatgctgtagatgagggggttcactgctggaggcaccaccgagtacagaacagacaccagcaggtccagggaaggagaggagatggaagggggcttcaggtaggcaaacacaCCAGTGCCAataaacagggagaccacggccaggggagggaggcacatggaaaaggctttatgccgtccctgctcagaggggaacTTCAGCACAGTCCTGAAGATCTGTGTATAGGAAaccacaataaaaatgaaacatgaccAAACTAAAAAAGTACTAAATAAGGTAAGCCAAACTTCCCCGAGGTAGGTGTCTGAACAGGAGAGGTTGAgaatctgggggatttcacagaagaactggtccacagcattgcccttgcagagaggtatggaaaatacattggccatgtgcagcagagcatggagaaacccactggcccaggcagctgctgccacgtggacacaagctctgctgcccaggagggtcccgtagtgcaggggtttgcagattgcgatgtagcggtcgtaggacatgacagtgagatcaaaaaattctgctgacatgagaaaaaaaaagaaaaaaacctgggtGACACATCCTAtataggagatggccctggtatCCCAGAGGGAactggccatggatttggggacagtg
Protein-coding sequences here:
- the LOC135991480 gene encoding uncharacterized protein LOC135991480, with protein sequence MEPGSSRWQPVVQETHGQREQMLQQEKEQRAARLLWQRQDARQERAELLVQDQQRLSALEQQHQLERLQELQRFYQHLAAWTEPEWGLGDLMAHGAPSWPSSPALDPNTQSEEQQALSASRSMDRARVGTWRPHGPWGPIMAQFTSPGPKYSVRGTTGDYCPEKSNRHVLKCPPGQSTSFRHRGIKTDLPPGSMSEYHHTLAAQASSTDNLLLSLLTRASSKPPLQDTAVS